One genomic segment of Cyanobacteria bacterium GSL.Bin1 includes these proteins:
- a CDS encoding photosystem II reaction center protein J, producing MSGKIPLWIVATIAGLGIIAVVGIFFYGSYAGVGSAV from the coding sequence ATGTCTGGGAAAATACCCCTTTGGATTGTTGCCACGATTGCTGGTTTAGGGATTATTGCTGTTGTCGGGATCTTTTTCTACGGTTCTTACGCCGGAGTGGGTTCTGCCGTCTAG
- a CDS encoding rubredoxin, producing MTEPTEEQTLAEAAPSRYECRSCGYVYEPNKGDSSQNVPAGTTFADLPEQWRCPVCGARRNVFDDIGAVDAPSGFAENLSYGFGVNQLTPRQKNILIFGALALGFLIFMSFYGLG from the coding sequence ATGACTGAGCCGACTGAAGAACAGACCCTAGCTGAAGCTGCGCCCTCGCGCTATGAGTGTCGCAGTTGTGGCTATGTTTACGAACCGAATAAAGGGGATAGCAGTCAAAATGTTCCGGCAGGAACAACCTTTGCCGACTTACCTGAACAGTGGCGTTGTCCCGTTTGTGGGGCGAGACGAAATGTCTTCGATGACATTGGCGCTGTTGATGCACCATCGGGCTTTGCCGAGAATCTTTCCTACGGGTTCGGCGTCAATCAGTTGACGCCAAGACAAAAAAATATTCTGATTTTTGGGGCTCTCGCTTTGGGCTTTTTAATCTTTATGAGTTTTTATGGTCTGGGTTAA
- a CDS encoding photosynthesis system II assembly factor Ycf48: MSILLNNIKQIIIWGAIALLTVSCSQVPSTESNPWRVLENLPTEETVLDIDFTGNPDQGWMVGNQATLLKTEDGGETWQKEALQLGDEKLDFLSVSFEGEEGWIVGEPSVLLHTTDGGEHWSRIPLSKKLPGEPYSIVATGKNSAEMTTNVGAIYQTTDGGQNWQALVEEAVGVSRNISRSSDGKYVAVSARGNFYSTWTPGDKAWQPHERNTSRRVQNMGFTPDGRVWLLARGGQVQFTESADFESWQDPEYPEFSSGKGLLDIGYRNADEFWVGGGSGDLFRRFETEGVWKKDRDVQQVPGNFYRVKFFNPEKGFILGDRGTVLKYEGSSNAA; the protein is encoded by the coding sequence ATGAGTATTTTGTTAAACAATATTAAGCAAATTATCATTTGGGGCGCGATCGCGCTCTTAACGGTGAGTTGTAGTCAGGTGCCCTCCACCGAATCAAACCCTTGGCGAGTCTTGGAAAATCTCCCCACCGAAGAAACCGTTTTGGATATTGACTTTACTGGCAATCCGGATCAAGGTTGGATGGTGGGAAACCAAGCGACCTTGTTGAAAACCGAAGATGGCGGAGAGACTTGGCAGAAAGAAGCGTTACAACTCGGAGACGAAAAATTAGACTTTCTTTCTGTCAGTTTTGAAGGAGAAGAGGGTTGGATTGTTGGTGAACCCTCGGTTCTTTTGCATACCACTGATGGCGGAGAACATTGGTCTCGGATTCCCCTCAGTAAAAAATTGCCAGGGGAACCCTATAGCATTGTTGCCACTGGCAAAAACTCGGCTGAAATGACCACCAATGTCGGGGCAATTTACCAAACCACTGATGGTGGGCAAAATTGGCAAGCGCTTGTGGAAGAAGCAGTGGGGGTTTCTCGTAATATTTCTCGTTCCTCAGATGGGAAGTATGTGGCGGTATCCGCTCGTGGTAACTTCTACTCCACTTGGACCCCTGGGGATAAAGCCTGGCAACCCCATGAACGGAATACCTCCCGTCGGGTGCAAAATATGGGCTTTACCCCGGATGGACGGGTGTGGTTACTGGCGCGCGGTGGTCAAGTTCAGTTTACCGAATCTGCAGACTTTGAGAGTTGGCAAGATCCAGAATATCCTGAATTTTCTAGCGGGAAAGGCTTGCTCGACATTGGCTATCGTAATGCTGATGAATTCTGGGTTGGGGGCGGTAGCGGCGATTTATTCCGTCGCTTTGAAACCGAAGGCGTTTGGAAAAAAGACCGTGATGTGCAGCAAGTGCCAGGGAATTTTTATCGGGTGAAATTTTTTAATCCGGAGAAAGGATTTATTCTTGGCGATCGCGGTACTGTCCTCAAGTATGAGGGATCCAGCAATGCGGCGTAA
- a CDS encoding argininosuccinate synthase: MSRAEKVVLAYSGGVDTSVCIPYLKQEWGVKEVITLAADLGQGEDLEPIKEKALTAGASVSLVKNAVERFVTDFAFPAIQANALYENRYPLSTALARPLISQMLVEVAHQQGADAVAHGCTGKGNDQVRFDVSIAALDPELKILAPAREWGMSREDAIAYGERFGLAAPVKKSSPYSIDQNLLGRSIEAGILEDPMAEPPEEVFSMTNAIENTPDEAEYLDIGFEKGIPVTINGIRYQPVTLMETLNQQIGHHGFGRIDMMENRVVGIKSREIYEAPALLALILAHRDLESLTLTADVTQYKRGIEDTYAQLIYRGLWYSPLKKALEGFIQQTQERVTGTVRLKLFKGNATIVGRQSDYSLYAEDLATYGAEDEFDHKAAEGFIYIWGMPVRVWSKATKQ; this comes from the coding sequence ATGAGTCGCGCAGAGAAAGTTGTCTTAGCCTATTCCGGCGGGGTTGATACCTCCGTTTGTATCCCTTATCTCAAACAAGAATGGGGGGTAAAAGAAGTGATTACCCTCGCTGCTGATTTGGGGCAGGGGGAAGATTTAGAGCCCATTAAAGAAAAAGCCCTCACTGCTGGTGCCTCCGTTTCTTTGGTGAAAAATGCCGTGGAACGGTTTGTTACAGACTTTGCTTTTCCTGCGATTCAAGCCAATGCCCTATATGAAAACCGTTATCCTCTTTCCACTGCTTTGGCGCGTCCCTTAATTAGTCAAATGTTAGTGGAAGTGGCCCATCAACAGGGGGCAGATGCCGTGGCGCACGGCTGCACTGGTAAAGGAAATGACCAAGTACGCTTTGATGTCTCGATTGCTGCTTTAGATCCCGAGTTGAAAATTCTTGCCCCCGCGCGAGAATGGGGGATGAGTCGTGAAGACGCGATCGCGTATGGAGAACGCTTCGGACTGGCTGCACCAGTCAAAAAATCTTCTCCCTATAGTATTGACCAAAATCTGTTGGGACGCAGTATCGAAGCAGGGATTTTAGAAGATCCGATGGCGGAACCCCCAGAAGAAGTCTTTAGTATGACTAATGCTATTGAAAATACTCCTGATGAAGCTGAATATCTGGATATTGGGTTTGAAAAAGGAATTCCTGTCACCATTAATGGCATTCGCTATCAACCAGTCACTTTGATGGAAACCCTCAACCAACAAATTGGACACCATGGCTTTGGTCGCATTGACATGATGGAAAATCGGGTTGTGGGCATTAAATCTCGAGAAATTTATGAAGCCCCGGCACTCCTGGCGTTGATTTTGGCACACCGTGACTTAGAAAGCCTGACGTTAACGGCTGATGTTACTCAATATAAGCGGGGAATTGAAGATACTTATGCCCAACTGATTTATCGCGGGTTATGGTATAGTCCCCTCAAAAAGGCTTTAGAAGGATTTATCCAACAAACCCAAGAACGGGTAACTGGAACCGTCCGCTTAAAACTCTTTAAAGGGAATGCAACCATTGTCGGTCGCCAATCAGACTATTCCTTGTACGCTGAAGACTTAGCCACCTATGGTGCAGAAGATGAGTTTGATCATAAAGCAGCAGAAGGATTTATCTATATCTGGGGAATGCCTGTCCGCGTCTGGTCAAAAGCAACGAAGCAATAA
- the moeB gene encoding molybdopterin-synthase adenylyltransferase MoeB — protein MLNPNLEEIELNKEEYERYSRHIILPEVGLEGQKRLKAASVVCIGTGGLGSPLLLYLAAAGIGRIGIVDFDIVDRSNLQRQIIHGTAKVGQPKLESAKQRILDINPFCQVDLYNTRISSDNALEILKPYDVVVDGTDNFPTRYLVNDACVLLGKPNVYGSIFRFEGQASVFNYQEGPNYRDVFPEPPPPGMVPSCAEGGVLGVLCGVIGSIQATETIKVILGMNTTLSGRLLLYNAQTMTFRELKLRPNPERPEIKELIDYEQFCGIPQMQEQETDVPEMTVQELKQLMEQKANDYVLIDVRNPNEYEIAKIPGATLIPLSEIEDGSGVEKVKQLTNGHRLIAHCKMGGRSAKALQILKDAGIEGTNLKGGIRAWSQEVDSSVPEY, from the coding sequence ATGCTCAATCCAAACCTAGAAGAAATCGAACTCAACAAAGAAGAATACGAACGGTATTCTCGTCACATTATCCTCCCAGAAGTCGGACTAGAAGGGCAAAAACGCCTGAAAGCAGCCAGTGTTGTTTGTATCGGGACTGGTGGACTCGGTTCTCCCCTTCTGCTATATTTAGCAGCAGCCGGTATCGGACGCATTGGCATTGTTGATTTTGACATTGTGGATCGCTCCAACTTACAACGTCAAATTATCCACGGTACTGCCAAAGTCGGTCAACCCAAGCTAGAATCAGCCAAACAGCGCATCCTTGATATCAATCCGTTTTGTCAAGTTGACCTCTACAATACCCGCATTAGTTCTGACAATGCTCTGGAAATTCTCAAGCCTTATGATGTGGTTGTCGATGGAACGGATAATTTCCCCACTCGTTACTTAGTGAATGATGCTTGTGTTTTACTCGGTAAGCCGAATGTTTATGGCTCGATTTTCCGCTTTGAAGGGCAAGCCAGCGTTTTTAATTACCAAGAAGGACCTAACTACCGCGATGTCTTTCCTGAACCCCCACCGCCGGGAATGGTTCCCTCTTGTGCTGAAGGGGGTGTTTTAGGTGTTCTATGTGGTGTCATTGGGTCGATTCAAGCCACAGAAACGATTAAGGTCATTCTTGGCATGAATACAACTCTCAGTGGACGTTTGTTGCTTTATAATGCACAAACCATGACTTTCCGAGAATTAAAACTTCGTCCTAATCCAGAACGTCCTGAAATTAAAGAACTCATTGACTATGAACAGTTCTGTGGCATTCCGCAAATGCAAGAACAAGAAACCGATGTTCCTGAAATGACGGTTCAAGAGTTGAAGCAGTTAATGGAACAAAAAGCGAATGACTACGTTCTGATTGATGTGCGCAACCCCAATGAATACGAAATTGCGAAAATTCCTGGGGCAACCCTCATTCCCCTGTCGGAAATTGAAGATGGAAGTGGCGTGGAAAAAGTGAAACAACTGACCAATGGTCATCGTTTGATTGCTCACTGCAAGATGGGCGGACGTTCTGCCAAAGCCCTGCAGATCTTGAAAGACGCTGGAATTGAAGGGACAAATCTCAAGGGCGGAATTCGTGCTTGGAGTCAAGAGGTGGATTCTTCTGTTCCAGAATACTAA
- a CDS encoding FAD-dependent oxidoreductase, translating to MVSYDWLVIGGGITGSALAYELQAQGATVLLLELSPTLENATRYSYGGLPFWSGTSPEMRKLCADGLQLHRDLPQILDQDTEFREINLLLTIRNNESPQESIKQYQNCDIPPQLLSVEESCELEPLLNPSAIAGAICFPHGHINPQKTNEAYLQTFTRLGGTITYEAVNSFQWQKEKVVGVNTAKNRYSAENTVLCAGGLTRELLTSIGVKRPLYFTHAELLETPPLDLELKTLIMPANDQRLGLESAATNPEKEPLWDQSGQKLASPVMDPGAIQFRDRHLCIGQISRTMSDPEATVDPAASEAWLRKEIGTLLPALKDVPAQWHHCLIAFSPNRESVVGKVGHYEGIHIFSGFTSTLLLAPVLAQQFASSAR from the coding sequence ATGGTTAGTTATGATTGGTTAGTCATTGGCGGTGGCATAACGGGAAGTGCCCTCGCTTACGAATTGCAAGCTCAAGGGGCAACCGTTTTATTATTAGAACTCAGTCCAACTTTAGAGAATGCAACCCGTTACAGCTATGGCGGACTCCCATTTTGGTCAGGGACTTCCCCAGAGATGAGAAAACTGTGTGCAGATGGACTCCAACTGCATCGCGATCTCCCGCAAATTCTCGATCAAGATACAGAGTTTCGTGAAATCAATCTGTTATTAACCATTAGAAACAATGAGTCGCCCCAAGAGAGTATTAAGCAATATCAGAACTGTGACATTCCGCCGCAACTATTAAGTGTAGAAGAAAGCTGCGAATTAGAACCGCTTTTGAATCCCAGCGCGATCGCGGGTGCAATTTGTTTTCCCCACGGTCATATTAACCCCCAAAAAACGAATGAAGCTTATCTCCAAACCTTTACTCGTCTCGGCGGTACTATCACTTATGAAGCCGTCAATTCCTTCCAATGGCAAAAGGAAAAAGTCGTCGGTGTGAATACGGCTAAAAATCGCTATTCTGCTGAAAATACGGTCCTGTGTGCAGGGGGGTTAACCCGTGAGTTATTAACCTCAATTGGGGTTAAACGTCCCCTTTACTTTACTCACGCCGAACTCTTAGAAACCCCACCCCTGGATCTCGAATTAAAAACGTTAATTATGCCTGCTAATGATCAACGGTTGGGCTTAGAAAGCGCTGCCACTAACCCAGAAAAAGAACCTTTGTGGGATCAATCAGGACAGAAACTGGCGTCACCGGTGATGGATCCAGGAGCGATTCAATTTCGCGATCGGCATTTGTGTATTGGTCAAATTAGTCGGACAATGAGTGATCCAGAAGCCACTGTTGATCCGGCAGCAAGTGAGGCATGGCTACGGAAAGAAATCGGAACCTTATTACCCGCCTTAAAAGATGTTCCTGCCCAATGGCACCATTGTCTGATTGCCTTTAGCCCAAATCGGGAATCTGTTGTTGGGAAGGTGGGACATTACGAAGGCATCCATATTTTTTCCGGTTTTACCAGTACTCTTTTATTGGCACCGGTTCTCGCACAACAGTTTGCCTCCTCTGCTCGTTAA
- the ruvA gene encoding Holliday junction branch migration protein RuvA — protein sequence MISYLRGEVINLVKTTGNRVTLILEVNQVGYEIQIPSRLARELDQAISESTQIFTHQQIRDDAIILYGFNSAAERDLFRKLTAVNGVGSQVAIALIDTLGLRELVEAIVAENTQLLAKTPGVGKKTAERIALELKTKLAQWRTEAGLVVKGDESVAPKPAIREDVEMTLLALGYTKEEIEQALSVISQDSLLAKSPNPEEWIRNAITWLSH from the coding sequence ATGATTAGTTATTTACGAGGAGAGGTGATTAACCTTGTCAAAACCACGGGAAATCGAGTGACCCTCATTCTAGAAGTGAATCAAGTGGGATATGAAATCCAAATTCCCTCTCGGCTAGCGCGAGAATTAGACCAAGCCATTTCAGAATCAACGCAAATTTTTACCCATCAGCAAATTCGAGACGATGCCATTATTTTGTATGGATTTAACAGTGCAGCAGAGCGGGATTTATTTCGCAAATTAACCGCTGTAAATGGTGTGGGTAGTCAAGTCGCGATCGCGCTGATTGATACCTTAGGTTTAAGAGAACTCGTTGAGGCAATTGTTGCCGAAAATACTCAACTTTTAGCCAAAACCCCCGGTGTGGGCAAAAAAACAGCGGAACGGATTGCCTTAGAATTGAAAACAAAACTTGCGCAATGGCGCACCGAAGCCGGGCTAGTGGTGAAAGGAGATGAAAGTGTTGCCCCCAAGCCAGCCATTCGAGAAGATGTGGAAATGACATTGCTGGCGTTAGGTTATACGAAAGAGGAAATTGAACAAGCGCTATCAGTTATCAGTCAAGATTCTTTACTGGCAAAAAGTCCGAATCCAGAAGAGTGGATCCGGAATGCGATTACATGGTTAAGCCATTGA
- the psbE gene encoding cytochrome b559 subunit alpha, producing MAGDTGERPFGDIITSVRYWVIHSITIPMLFIAGWLFVQTGLAYDAFGTPRPDEYFTQQRQELPIISDRFQAREEVEEFNK from the coding sequence ATGGCAGGAGATACAGGTGAACGTCCCTTTGGTGATATTATTACCAGCGTTCGGTATTGGGTAATTCATAGTATTACGATTCCTATGTTGTTTATTGCCGGTTGGTTGTTTGTCCAAACGGGTTTGGCATATGATGCCTTTGGGACCCCTCGCCCGGATGAATATTTCACTCAACAACGGCAAGAATTGCCCATTATTAGCGACCGCTTTCAGGCGAGAGAAGAAGTCGAAGAATTTAATAAGTAA
- a CDS encoding photosystem II reaction center protein L yields MVDRNQNPNKQPVELNRTSLYLGLLLVFVLGILFSSYFFN; encoded by the coding sequence ATGGTAGATCGCAATCAAAACCCCAATAAACAACCGGTTGAACTCAATCGGACATCCCTTTATTTAGGGTTGTTACTCGTTTTTGTCTTGGGAATTCTATTCTCAAGCTACTTCTTTAACTAA
- a CDS encoding cytochrome b559 subunit beta, with protein sequence MTTNRPNEPVTYPIFTVRWLAVHTLAVPSVFFLGAIAAMQFIQR encoded by the coding sequence ATGACCACAAATCGTCCGAATGAACCGGTAACTTATCCCATTTTTACAGTCCGTTGGTTAGCGGTTCATACCTTAGCTGTCCCCAGCGTGTTCTTTTTAGGCGCGATCGCCGCCATGCAGTTTATTCAAAGATAG